A portion of the Scylla paramamosain isolate STU-SP2022 chromosome 2, ASM3559412v1, whole genome shotgun sequence genome contains these proteins:
- the LOC135107074 gene encoding uncharacterized protein LOC135107074 — MVAAIPAVELGKLHYRKLEGGKIAALKQEYGNFDRPLNITADMKLDLSWWLDNVDRHHRHIFRPGTDIDLFTDASSLGWGGHLGCQITSGTWSLDEKELHINILEMKAILFSLQAFEHELEGRHVRVFCDNTTAINYVNEMGGTKSKSCNDVATQIWDWCLEHDSWVTCSHIPGKDNTLADVASRKINDRHEWKLDSHIFTTLCNVFGTPSIDLFASRLNKQVPSEVTCGASTRLDGGSSVAVPVLDGHAAPVANRLPTFDNEQEECSNTPVHNRSTPHHVPHEAHGMPSVRENLQKRGVSPAAADIILASWKPGTERQYRPHVQRWSLFCGRRNVDPTSPTVGHIVNFLTETFDRGVGYECVNTARGALSSLGIVVDGCRAGNHPLVIRFMRGVFNLRTPQPRYTDTWDVQPVLEQLRSMFPLHALTLKELTLKLVMMMALTQAARIQTLQLLLLRDMLINEHSISVQLGGTLKQSRPNFNINRVTFHRYPKDPRLCVCSTLLRYIDVTKELRQDEMHTDARLLISFIKPHKSVSKDTIARWVRTILRMSGIDISKFSAGSVRPAAASKAGVAAVPVACIMAKAGWSRESTFAKYYNKNIVAASDLFQDAVLE, encoded by the exons ATGGTGGCTGCGATCCCAGCAGTGGAGTTAGGTAAACTTCACTACAGGAAGTTGGAGGGGGGAAAAATTGCCGCTTTGAAACAGGAGTATGGTAATTTTGACAGGCCTTTGAATATTACTGCAGACATGAAACTAGACCTTTCCTGGTGGTTAGACAATGTGGACAGACACCACAGACACATTTTTAGGCCAGGGACTGACAtcgatttatttactgatgccTCCAGCCTTGGTTGGGGGGGTCATTTGGGGTGTCAGATTACAAGTGGTACTTGGTCCCTGGATGAAAAGGAGCTTCACATTAACATCCTGGAGATGAAAGCCATTCTATTCTCTTTGCAAGCATTTGAACATGAGCTGGAAGGTAGACATGTTAgagttttttgtgataatacCACTGCCATAAACTATGTCAATGAAATGGGAGGCACAAAGTCCAAGTCCTGTAATGATGTTGCTACCCAGATTTGGGATTGGTGTCTGGAACATGACTCATGGGTTACATGCTCGCACATACCGGGGAAGGACAACACCTTGGCTGATGTAGCCTCTCGCAAGATTAATGACAGACATGAGTGGAAACTCGACTCACACATTTTTACTAccttgtgtaatgtttttgGGACACCGTCCATTGATTTATTTGCCTCAAGGCTTAACAAACAG GTGCCTTCAGAAGTTACGTGCGGAGCAAGCACGAGGCTGGATGGTGGTTCCTCTGTGGCCGTCCCAGTGTTGGATGGGCATGCTGCTCCAGTTGCTAATAGACTTCCCACGTTTGATAACGAACAGGAGGAATGTTCTAACACACCCGTCCACAACAGATCCACACCCCATCATGTCCCACACGAGGCTCATGGCATGCCTTCTGTCAGGGAAAACTTGCAGAAACGAGGAGTTTCGCCGGCTGCTGCGGACATCATACTGGCCTCCTGGAAACCAGGTACTGAGAGGCAATACCGCCCACATGTCCAGAGGTGGTCGTTGTTTTGTGGTAGACGGAATGTCGATCCCACTTCTCCAACTGTAGGTCACATTGTAAATTTTTTGACGGAAACCTTTGACAGGGGTGTGGGTTATGAGTGTGTGAACACTGCGAGGGGTGCCCTGTCTTCTCTCGGCATTGTGGTGGACGGATGCAGGGCAGGAAATCACCCTTTGGTCATCCGATTCATGAGAGGGGTTTTCAATCTTAGAACTCCTCAGCCCAGGTACACTGACACTTGGGACGTCCAACCTGTCTTAGAGCAACTAAGGTCCATGTTCCCCTTACATGCATTAACCCTTAAAGAATTAACGCTAAAATTGGTTATGATGATGGCCTTAACTCAAGCTGCCAGAATTCAAACTTTACAACTACTGTTACTCAGAGACATGCTCATTAATGAACACTCCATTTCAGTACAGTTGGGGGGCACTCTTAAACAATCCAGACCAAATTTTAACATCAACAGGGTCACATTCCATCGTTACCCTAAGGATCCACGATTATGTGTCTGTAGCACTCTCCTGAGGTACATTGATGTGACTAAAGAGCTTAGACAGGATGAGATGCACACTGATGCCAGGCTCCTCATTAGCTTCATAAAACCCCACAAATCAGTTTCCAAAGACACTATTGCCCGTTGGGTCAGGACCATTCTCCGCATGTCAGGCATAGACATCTCAAAGTTTTCCGCTGGTAGTGTGCGGCCAGCAGCAGCTTCAAAAGCTGGAGTGGCGGCTGTCCCTGTCGCATGCATTATGGCTAAGGCGGGCTGGTCTAGGGAATCTACCTttgcaaaatattataataagaacaTTGTGGCTGCTTCTGACCTCTTTCAGGATGCAGTGCTAGAATAA